Within the Thermosynechococcaceae cyanobacterium Okahandja genome, the region CATCAATCACCACGCCATTAAAAAAACGCGCTAACTTTTGTGCTGATTCCTGCAGCGACTCAGTTCCTACGGGTTGTGGCGGGGCAGGGGGGGGCGCAGCGGGCAGTGGAGCCTCGGGGGGAGGCACTGATACTGGTGCCGTCGGCGCAGTCGGTGGAGCTGCGACTTCCAAAAGAACCTTAACAGGGCGATCGAGCACCTGCCTAAAGGCCGCTTCAATTTTGGGTTGGTTATTTTGAGTCATGTTCAGCAGCGGTTGGCTGACAATGCCAATGCGCACCTCACTCTCGGTGACCCGCCGCAGATGACCGTGCTGCGACAGCAACGCCCGCGTACTAATGGGAATGTGTTGCAAGGCTGCTTGCCACAGGCGATCGCTATCAAGATCAAGGGACTGAGCCGAGGGAGTCACCTCCCTAGACAGCGCCGCAGTGGTAGGGGTAGCGGCGGTAACGGTGGGTTGGATGACAGCAGGAACTTTGCTTGGGGCTGGCACTGCCGTAGCCGTCGGGCTGGGTACAACTGACACTGCAAGAGGGGGCTGAGGAGCAATCTGTCTTTGCTCGTTCGAGCTTTCCGCCACAGAACTCAAACAGAGCAGCCCTAAAATGCTAACCTCCAGCCATAAACGGGGTTGGTTACTCTGTTTGACTTGCCCCTCACAGGTGCGCAGATGCTGCTGCGCTTGCAAAATATCCGTGGTTGTCCACTCTTGGGCAATAATCGCTAGGGCCTGCCACGTCTCTTGGGTAAGTGCCACCAAATCGTGGCGTTCAGGTACGGTTTTGGCCAGTAATAGGTCGCGGTACAGGGCGGCTAAATTCTGCAAAAGGGTGAGGGGATCTCGCCCCCGCTCAAGCAGTTGACGGGTTTGCTCTAGGACGGCTACCGCATCACGGCGGCCAATGGCCCGCAGTAGCTCTAGTAAATCCTGCTCGGGAACGGTGCCCGCTAACTGCCAAACCTGCTCTACTGTGACCTGCTCGGGGTACAGGCTCAGTTGATCCAGCATACTTTCGGCATCCCGTAAGCCCCCTTGCGCAAGCTGAGCCACAAGGGTTAGAGCCTGCGGCGTAATCCTAATGTGTTCTTGGGTGGCAATGTGCTGTAGATGCGCCACCATGTCGCTGAGGGGAATGCGCCGAAAGTCAAAGCGCTGGCAGCGGGAAATAATTGTGGGCAACACCCGCTGGGGATCCGTTGTGGCGAGGACAAATACCACGTGGGGGGGCGGCTCTTCAAGGGTTTTGAGCAGGGCATTAAAGGCGGAGCTACTGAGCATGTGACATTCGTCAATCACATACACTTTGTAGCGGCACTGCACAGGGGCAAATTGAGCCTTTTCAATGAGTTCGCGGATGTTGTCCACACCCGTATGGCTGGCCGCGTCAATTTCAATGACATCAAGGCTGGTGCTGCTGGCCACTTGGCGGCAGACCTCACACTCACCGCAGGGGTTGGCGGTGGGTTTCGAGGCGCGCAAACAGTTGAGGGATTTGGCAAGAATGCGGGCGCTAGAGGTTTTACCGGTGCCCCGCGGCCCACAAAATAAGTAGGCGGGAGCAATCCGTTCTTGTAGCAGGGCTTGGCTTAAGGTGGTGGCGATCGCCCCTTGACCCACAAGATCCGCAAAGCGCTGGGGGCGATATTTGTGGTGTAGAGGTTCGTAACTCACTGTCTGAGCTTAACGCAACCGTCATCTCCTGTAGGCGTTTCTAGATCCTAGCGGAATTAGAGGGAACTGGCGGGAACAGGTGCGAGCCAATCTTTGCTGCCGGTGGTGTCCACCTCCGCTAGCCAGCGCTGGTAGTCGGCAACCAAGTGTTGCATGAGGCGCTGCTTAATGGTCAGCAGGACGCTCTTTAAGAGGCTGTTGCCGGTGGCTTCAAGGATTGGACGTGGCGTAAAGTCTAACGGCGGTGGAATATCCACCCCTACCTCCAATTCGGCCACCCCAATTAGTGTTGTCCCCGTAGTGGTGGCCTCGGGACGCAGGTATCCGGTCAGGTCTAAGTGAAAGCGGCGGTTAATATAATCTACACCGCGAATATCGCACCCCAAGGAACGCAGGTGGAGGCAGCCCTCACTACTGGCCTGAACCGCTAAGTCCACCGTCGGTTGCAAACTGACCATTAAAAAGTTCAGGGGGCGCATTTTTAAGCGAAAGCGATCGCTCCCTAAATACTCGACCCGGGTTGGATCCGTGAGGGCATAGACCAGTCGCCGGGGCTGGCGCAGGTAGTGCTGTAATTGGCCAAAGGGCGTGTCAACATTCAGACGAAGGGATTGATTGGCCGTAAATTTTAAGTACATAGCACACCTAGCATTCGTTATCTATAATGTAACGAATTATTAAGAAATTCGTCGAGGAGGCAAGGGCAAGCGAGGTTACTCGGCCCAGCGGGTCTGCCGCCCCAGCCAGATCACTGGAATCAGCCCGACCACCACAAGGGCAAGGGCACTAATGGCGGCCTCGGGCAGCCGCTCATCGGAGGCAAAGCGGTAAACCTGTATTGCTAGGGTATCAAAGTTAAAGGGACGAATCACCAACGTGGCGGGTAATTCCTTCATTACATCGACGAAGACCATCATGCCAGCGGTAAACAGCCCCGGCACCATCAGGGGCAAGTGTACCGTGCGCAGAATATTAAAGGGCGATCGCCCAAGGGTACGGGCCACTTCATCGAGGCAGGGGCGAATTTTAACCAGACTGGCCTCAACACTACCGAGGGACACGGCCAAGAAGCGGACAAGGTAGGCATAGATCAACGCGGTGATCGTGCCGCTAAAAATCAGTCCCACATCCACCCCCCAGAGGTGTTCCGTCATATCGTTAATGCGGTTATCGAGCCAGCCTAAGGGGATGAGAATGCCCACGGCAATCACCGTACCGGGAATGGCATAGCCCATGGCGGCCACTTGGATGCCCCAGCGAACCGCTGCCGTTGGCACAAGGCGATGGCTATAGGCCAACAGTAGGGCCAGCCCCACCGCTAGCAGCGCCGCAAGGGTGGCCAACAGCAAGCTATGGCTAGCGTGCCGCCAAAATTCTTCACTGAGTTGCACCTGTTGATAGGCGATCGCGAGGTACAGCAGCAGGGCTGCCGGTAAAAGCAGGCCAAAAAAGACGGGTAGGGCGCACACCAGCCAAGCCACGGTAGCTCGCCATCCCCGCAATTGGTAGGGAACGGGGCGATCGCCGCCGCGATTGTAGTAGCGGGCTTTGCCCCGCGACCATTTTTCCAACACCAGCAGCGCAAAGACCATCACCACTAAAACCGAGGCAAGCTGAGCCGCGGCAATGGGTTCACCCATGCCAAACCAAGTTCGATAAATGCCGGTGGTAAAGGTATCCACGCCGAAGTACTGAACCGTGCCAAAATCATTGAGGGTTTCCATCAGTGCTAAACTGGTGCCCGCCGCAATGGCCGGACGTGCCAAGGGCAGTGCCACCGTCCAAAAACTGCGCCATGGGCCACAGCCAAGGGAGCGGCTCGCTTCTAAGCTACAGGTGGCCTGCTCCAGAAACGCCACCCGCGCCAGCAAAAACACGTAGGGGTATAGCACCAAGATCAGCATGGCGATCGCCCCGCCAAGGGAACGAACATTGGGAAACCAGTAGTCACCGTACTGCCAGCCGGTGATCTGGCGTAGCCACACCTGTGCCCGCCCTTCAAAGGCAAAAAACTCGGTGTAGGTATAGGCCAAAACGTAGGCAGGCGCGGCCAAGGGGGTCAACAGCAGCCATTGCCACCAACGCACTCCCCAAAACTGACAGTTGGTCACCAACCACGCCGTACTCACGCCAATGGTTATCACTCCTACCCCCACCCCCAGCATTAGCCAGAGGGAGTTGAGCAAATAGTTCGCCAGCACCGTTTCCGCAAGGTGTTGCCACGTGTCGCCCGTATTCACAAACACTTGGCTGAGCACGACTAAGATGGGGATGGCAATAAGGGCAGCGATGAGCCACACCAGCGCATCCCAACGCTTCAGCCACACCAGCGATCGCCACGAGAGGGATTTGATCAAGGCAGCAACCTCCAAACAAATGGGCAATACCGTCAGACAACAACAATCCTCCAGATCAGGGTTGCGGCTAGCCGACTTCCAAAATTGTCATACTAAAATCTAGCCACGGTGCCTGGGTAATCGTGGCGCTGGTGGAAATGTAGTCCACCCCTGTCAAGGCAACCGCCCGCAGTGTTTCTAGGCTAATGTTGCCTGAGGCTTCAATTTTAATGCGGGGAGCTGCTGCCCGAATCTGCGCCACCGCCGTTTTCATCTCGGCAATTGACATGTTGTCTAGCATGATCACATCAACCCCGAGGGCGATCGCCTCGCGCACCTGCTCGAGGGTTTCCGTTTCCACCTCAATAGCAAGGGGAAAGGGACTCTGCTGCCGCACCTGAGCCACAGCGGCGGTAATGCCGCCAGCCGCAACAATGTGGTTGTCCTTAATCAGGATCGCATCATCAAGACCATAGCGATGGTTAACACCCCCCCCCACCGCAACGGCGTACTTTTCCAGTAACCGTAGCCCCGGCGTTGTTTTGCGGGTATCCACCAGTTGGGTCGGCAAATCCGCAATCGCTTGCGCATAGGTGCGGGTAAGGGTTGCCACACCACTCAACCGCATCAGACAGTTCAGGGCTAATCGCTCCCCCAACAGCAGCACGTCAAGGGGCCCCCGCAGGCGAGCCACCATCGTTGGCTGCACGCACACCGTTCCCTCCGGTTGCACGTTCTCAAACTCCACCTGTGTGCTCAGACGCTGAAACACCCGCTCCACCAGCGGCAAGCCAGCAATGACACCCGATCGTTTTAAGCGAATCTGCGCGGTGCCCAATCGCTCACTCAGCCCCAGCGCTTGGGTGGTGCGATCGCCCCGCCCTAAATCCTCCCGCAGCCACTGGTCAAGGAGCGGATCCAGAACACACCAAGGGGGCAGATAAGCAGCCATAGACCTCGCAGCGCAAATGCCCGCACCGTCTGTGGTACCGGCAGCACATCACCAGCCCACACTATACCATATTGGCAAGGGACGGCTTACCGTCTGCGTGCTTTCACAATCAATTTAAGCTGTCAGCAACGTGCAAAACTGCGCCAAAGTTAAGGGTTGGATGCGGGGGTGTGCCTGTGCCTGTTGACAGTCCGCTGTGGTTGTATACCCCCAAGTGGCCAAAAAGAGACCAGTGGACGCCAGTTCGGGGGTGGCCGCCACTTGGAGCAGCGCCCCCAAGCGATCTTCGACAAACCAGAGAGGTGAGCCGTAATCGGATTGCAACTGCCTAAGAATCGTTGGCTTTGATTGCTGGCGTTCCTTGCCGTAAATCGTGTCTAGCGGCAACGTGATGCCCGCCTGCGCCAAAAGATAGGTCACAAATCGCTGTTCTTTGGTGGTGACAATCGCAAGAGCCTGATCTTGGGCTTGCCAGCGTTGCACCGCCGCCACCACGCCATCGTAAAAGTCATGGAGTGCCAGCCAGCTTTGCCAGTCCGTGCGAATCCACTCATCCCGCAGGCCATCGACCCGCTCCCCTAGCTCTGCGGCACTCAGGTGATAGGTCTCAAGGAGGCGATCGCGAACCTGAGGCCAGTCTTGGGTAATGGCGGTAGCAGGGATGTCCTCAAGGATGGCACGCAACAGCAGGGGCATTTCCCAGCCCACTGTAATTACGGGCCGCAGTTGGCCAAATTGCCGCTCTAGGGCAACTAGCGGCAGATCTGATGGGGGCTGCCACACCTGCTGATACACCCGCCAACTGGTT harbors:
- a CDS encoding HAD family hydrolase; translated protein: MDGLPRLLALDFDGVLCNGLREYFQTSWRVYQQVWQPPSDLPLVALERQFGQLRPVITVGWEMPLLLRAILEDIPATAITQDWPQVRDRLLETYHLSAAELGERVDGLRDEWIRTDWQSWLALHDFYDGVVAAVQRWQAQDQALAIVTTKEQRFVTYLLAQAGITLPLDTIYGKERQQSKPTILRQLQSDYGSPLWFVEDRLGALLQVAATPELASTGLFLATWGYTTTADCQQAQAHPRIQPLTLAQFCTLLTA
- a CDS encoding DNA polymerase III subunit gamma/tau; this translates as MSYEPLHHKYRPQRFADLVGQGAIATTLSQALLQERIAPAYLFCGPRGTGKTSSARILAKSLNCLRASKPTANPCGECEVCRQVASSTSLDVIEIDAASHTGVDNIRELIEKAQFAPVQCRYKVYVIDECHMLSSSAFNALLKTLEEPPPHVVFVLATTDPQRVLPTIISRCQRFDFRRIPLSDMVAHLQHIATQEHIRITPQALTLVAQLAQGGLRDAESMLDQLSLYPEQVTVEQVWQLAGTVPEQDLLELLRAIGRRDAVAVLEQTRQLLERGRDPLTLLQNLAALYRDLLLAKTVPERHDLVALTQETWQALAIIAQEWTTTDILQAQQHLRTCEGQVKQSNQPRLWLEVSILGLLCLSSVAESSNEQRQIAPQPPLAVSVVPSPTATAVPAPSKVPAVIQPTVTAATPTTAALSREVTPSAQSLDLDSDRLWQAALQHIPISTRALLSQHGHLRRVTESEVRIGIVSQPLLNMTQNNQPKIEAAFRQVLDRPVKVLLEVAAPPTAPTAPVSVPPPEAPLPAAPPPAPPQPVGTESLQESAQKLARFFNGVVIDGLE
- a CDS encoding DUF1997 domain-containing protein: MYLKFTANQSLRLNVDTPFGQLQHYLRQPRRLVYALTDPTRVEYLGSDRFRLKMRPLNFLMVSLQPTVDLAVQASSEGCLHLRSLGCDIRGVDYINRRFHLDLTGYLRPEATTTGTTLIGVAELEVGVDIPPPLDFTPRPILEATGNSLLKSVLLTIKQRLMQHLVADYQRWLAEVDTTGSKDWLAPVPASSL
- a CDS encoding iron ABC transporter permease, translating into MIKSLSWRSLVWLKRWDALVWLIAALIAIPILVVLSQVFVNTGDTWQHLAETVLANYLLNSLWLMLGVGVGVITIGVSTAWLVTNCQFWGVRWWQWLLLTPLAAPAYVLAYTYTEFFAFEGRAQVWLRQITGWQYGDYWFPNVRSLGGAIAMLILVLYPYVFLLARVAFLEQATCSLEASRSLGCGPWRSFWTVALPLARPAIAAGTSLALMETLNDFGTVQYFGVDTFTTGIYRTWFGMGEPIAAAQLASVLVVMVFALLVLEKWSRGKARYYNRGGDRPVPYQLRGWRATVAWLVCALPVFFGLLLPAALLLYLAIAYQQVQLSEEFWRHASHSLLLATLAALLAVGLALLLAYSHRLVPTAAVRWGIQVAAMGYAIPGTVIAVGILIPLGWLDNRINDMTEHLWGVDVGLIFSGTITALIYAYLVRFLAVSLGSVEASLVKIRPCLDEVARTLGRSPFNILRTVHLPLMVPGLFTAGMMVFVDVMKELPATLVIRPFNFDTLAIQVYRFASDERLPEAAISALALVVVGLIPVIWLGRQTRWAE
- the nadC gene encoding carboxylating nicotinate-nucleotide diphosphorylase — encoded protein: MAAYLPPWCVLDPLLDQWLREDLGRGDRTTQALGLSERLGTAQIRLKRSGVIAGLPLVERVFQRLSTQVEFENVQPEGTVCVQPTMVARLRGPLDVLLLGERLALNCLMRLSGVATLTRTYAQAIADLPTQLVDTRKTTPGLRLLEKYAVAVGGGVNHRYGLDDAILIKDNHIVAAGGITAAVAQVRQQSPFPLAIEVETETLEQVREAIALGVDVIMLDNMSIAEMKTAVAQIRAAAPRIKIEASGNISLETLRAVALTGVDYISTSATITQAPWLDFSMTILEVG